Proteins from one Planctomyces sp. SH-PL62 genomic window:
- a CDS encoding deoxyribonuclease IV, whose product MPPLKLGAHMSIAGGYDRAVRAAHAFGFETVQLFTKNNNQWNAPPITDAQAGAFRAAIDETGVVDPVSHASYLINLASPDDVLWNKSIDAMVVEIERCARLGIADLVVHPGAHVGTGEADGLRRVALGIDRVLERTADLAVTIDLETTAGQGTCLGHRFEHLQAILELAADGARLGVCVDTCHIFAAGYSLHLKELYDETLDQLDRTVGLGRIRVWHVNDSRRELASRVDRHAGIGAGLLGLEPFRFLLNDPRFRGLPMILETPKGVEDGEELDARNRRLLHGLLAP is encoded by the coding sequence GTGCCTCCGTTGAAATTGGGGGCGCACATGTCGATCGCCGGCGGCTACGACCGGGCCGTCCGCGCCGCGCACGCGTTCGGCTTCGAGACGGTCCAGCTTTTCACCAAGAACAACAACCAGTGGAACGCCCCGCCGATCACCGACGCCCAGGCCGGGGCGTTTCGCGCGGCGATCGACGAGACGGGGGTCGTCGATCCGGTCTCGCACGCCTCCTACCTCATCAACCTGGCGAGCCCCGACGACGTCCTCTGGAACAAGTCGATCGACGCGATGGTCGTCGAGATCGAGCGCTGCGCCCGGCTGGGGATCGCCGACCTGGTGGTCCACCCCGGCGCGCACGTCGGGACCGGTGAGGCGGACGGGCTCAGGCGGGTCGCCCTGGGGATCGACCGGGTGCTGGAGCGGACCGCCGACCTGGCCGTGACCATCGACCTGGAAACGACCGCCGGCCAGGGGACCTGCCTGGGCCACCGCTTCGAGCATCTCCAGGCGATCCTGGAACTTGCGGCCGACGGGGCGAGGCTGGGGGTCTGCGTGGACACCTGCCACATTTTCGCGGCGGGCTATTCCTTGCACCTCAAGGAACTGTACGATGAGACGTTGGACCAGCTGGATCGGACGGTCGGGCTGGGCCGGATCCGGGTCTGGCACGTCAACGACAGCCGCCGCGAGCTGGCCAGTCGGGTCGATCGCCACGCCGGGATCGGCGCCGGCCTGCTCGGCCTGGAGCCGTTCCGGTTCCTGCTCAACGACCCGCGATTCCGGGGCCTGCCGATGATCCTCGAAACTCCCAAGGGGGTCGAGGACGGCGAGGAACTCGACGCTCGCAACCGAAGGCTCCTGCACGGCCTCCTCGCGCCGTGA
- the ppk1 gene encoding polyphosphate kinase 1, with protein MGKPKNPLTGNGNGAPKSPAPPVVVDSSLFINRELSWLQFNDRVLEEARDRSNPLLDRLKFLAICSSNLDEFFEVRVAGLQAQLYESLEPQDPPPDGMGPLAQLLEISKRAHDFVARLYDVWLNEVRPELEGHGIRICTPAELTEAQNAFLDDYFTHQVYPVLTPLAIDPAHPFPHVHNKSLNLLLRVESLNQHGRLLYAVLQVPSVISRLVPLPDEPEGGKRFVLLEDVIGPRLDALFGGYRTVERVAFRATRNSDLSIQENEVKSSLLSTIEETLRQRKWGAPVRLEISERADSDFLAQLLAASALELEERDVYKVPGPVDLTVLGGLYKLEGFRDLREPAYEPKMPPAFTGRKSVFRAIRDQDFLVHHPYESFGAVVQLIEQASEDPSVLAIKMTLYRTADSNPIITALARAAENGKQVTALVELQARLDEENNIDKARMLQKAGVHVVYGIVGLKTHCKAALVVRREHDGIRRYVHLGTGNYNHTTARLYTDLSYFTCRSEIGEDASALFNLLTGYSQGNTWKRLVVAPMNLADRLTALIRREAEHAQAGLPARIIAKMNSLVDPRIITCLYEASQAGVQIDLIIRGICCLRPGVPGVSENIRVRSIVDKFLEHSRIAYFANGDDPEVFLSSADWMPRNFRRRVELMFPIEAPALRSRVIDEILAISLADDVKARELLADGTYRLIQPEPGAAIVRSQVEFQKLAIEHASSINMTPVVMPDSELSERRGPPYG; from the coding sequence GTGGGCAAACCGAAGAACCCCCTCACCGGCAATGGCAACGGCGCCCCGAAGAGCCCGGCGCCGCCGGTCGTCGTCGACTCCAGCTTGTTCATCAATCGCGAGTTGAGCTGGCTCCAGTTCAACGATCGGGTTCTCGAAGAGGCCCGCGACCGTTCCAATCCGCTGCTCGACCGGCTCAAGTTCCTGGCGATCTGCTCTTCGAACCTGGACGAGTTCTTCGAGGTCCGCGTCGCCGGCCTTCAGGCCCAGCTCTATGAGAGCCTGGAGCCCCAGGACCCGCCCCCGGACGGCATGGGGCCGCTCGCCCAGCTCCTGGAAATCTCCAAACGAGCCCACGACTTCGTCGCCCGGCTCTACGACGTCTGGCTCAACGAGGTCCGCCCCGAGCTGGAGGGGCACGGGATCCGCATCTGCACCCCCGCGGAGCTGACCGAGGCCCAGAATGCGTTCCTGGACGACTACTTCACCCATCAGGTCTACCCGGTCCTCACCCCCCTGGCGATCGACCCGGCGCACCCGTTCCCGCACGTCCACAACAAGAGCCTGAACCTGCTCTTGCGGGTGGAGTCGCTCAACCAGCACGGCCGGCTCCTCTACGCGGTCCTCCAGGTCCCCTCGGTCATCAGCCGGCTGGTGCCGCTTCCCGACGAGCCCGAGGGGGGCAAGCGGTTCGTCCTGCTCGAAGACGTGATCGGCCCCCGGCTCGACGCCCTCTTCGGCGGCTACCGGACGGTCGAGCGGGTGGCCTTCCGCGCCACCCGGAACAGCGACCTCTCGATCCAGGAGAACGAGGTCAAGAGCAGCCTGCTCTCGACGATCGAGGAGACCCTCCGCCAGCGCAAGTGGGGCGCCCCGGTCCGGCTGGAAATCTCGGAGCGCGCCGATTCCGACTTCCTCGCCCAGCTCCTGGCCGCCTCGGCCCTGGAGTTGGAGGAGCGCGACGTCTACAAGGTCCCCGGCCCGGTCGACCTGACGGTCCTGGGAGGGCTCTACAAGCTCGAGGGCTTCCGCGACCTCCGCGAGCCCGCCTACGAGCCCAAGATGCCCCCGGCCTTCACCGGCCGCAAGAGCGTCTTCCGGGCGATCCGCGACCAGGACTTCCTGGTCCATCACCCCTACGAGTCGTTCGGCGCCGTCGTCCAGCTCATCGAGCAGGCGAGCGAAGACCCCAGCGTCCTCGCCATCAAGATGACCCTCTACCGCACGGCCGACTCCAACCCGATCATCACCGCCCTCGCCCGCGCCGCCGAGAACGGCAAGCAGGTCACCGCCCTCGTCGAACTCCAGGCCCGGCTCGACGAGGAGAACAACATCGACAAGGCCCGGATGCTCCAGAAGGCCGGCGTCCACGTCGTCTACGGGATCGTCGGCCTGAAGACCCACTGCAAGGCCGCCCTGGTCGTCCGCCGCGAGCACGACGGCATCCGACGCTACGTCCATCTGGGGACCGGCAACTACAACCACACCACGGCGAGGCTCTACACCGACCTCAGCTACTTCACCTGTCGCTCCGAGATCGGCGAGGACGCCAGCGCCCTGTTCAACCTGCTGACCGGCTACTCCCAGGGCAACACCTGGAAACGCCTCGTCGTCGCGCCGATGAACCTGGCGGACCGTCTCACGGCCCTGATCCGCCGCGAGGCCGAGCACGCCCAGGCCGGGCTCCCGGCGCGGATCATCGCCAAGATGAACTCGCTGGTCGATCCCCGGATCATCACCTGCCTGTACGAGGCCTCCCAGGCCGGCGTCCAGATCGACCTCATCATCCGGGGCATCTGCTGCCTCCGCCCCGGCGTCCCCGGCGTCTCCGAGAACATCCGGGTCCGCAGCATCGTCGACAAGTTCCTGGAGCACTCGCGGATCGCCTACTTCGCCAACGGCGACGACCCCGAGGTCTTCCTCTCCTCGGCCGACTGGATGCCCCGCAACTTCCGCCGCCGCGTCGAGTTGATGTTCCCCATCGAGGCCCCCGCCCTGCGCTCCAGGGTCATCGACGAGATCCTCGCCATCTCACTCGCCGACGACGTCAAGGCCCGCGAACTCCTGGCCGACGGCACCTACCGGCTCATCCAGCCCGAGCCCGGCGCGGCGATCGTCCGCTCTCAGGTCGAGTTCCAGAAGCTGGCCATCGAGCACGCCTCCAGCATCAACATGACCCCCGTCGTCATGCCCGATTCCGAACTCAGCGAGCGCCGAGGTCCGCCTTACGGCTGA
- a CDS encoding PEP-CTERM sorting domain-containing protein, which translates to MYRTAVCCVVCVGLWTSAASSATITTYNRAAFQTALSGGTLSGQDFDSLAAGTVLGTLDGVTYGASGGNPIVTDSYLTSTTPNGLGSTSVGYFLSSESATFTFATAITAFAIDINTFAAFEGAYTATLNLGDVVSSRFDVFPNTSTGQFLGFTSDVAFTSVTISAVADPGSGATYAYTLDSLVYGEAAAVAVPEPSSLVLCGLASFVGCGVWARRRRVA; encoded by the coding sequence ATGTATCGAACAGCTGTATGTTGCGTTGTTTGCGTCGGATTGTGGACGAGCGCCGCATCGTCGGCGACGATCACGACCTACAACCGAGCCGCTTTCCAGACCGCTTTGTCTGGCGGGACGCTCTCGGGCCAGGACTTCGATTCGCTCGCCGCCGGGACGGTTCTCGGCACGCTGGACGGGGTCACCTACGGGGCCTCCGGGGGAAATCCCATCGTCACCGACAGCTATCTCACGTCCACCACGCCCAACGGGTTGGGATCGACCTCAGTCGGGTATTTCCTCAGCTCCGAATCGGCGACCTTCACCTTCGCCACGGCGATCACCGCGTTCGCGATCGACATCAACACCTTCGCCGCGTTCGAAGGGGCCTACACGGCGACCCTCAACCTGGGCGACGTCGTGAGCAGCCGGTTCGACGTGTTCCCCAACACCTCGACCGGCCAGTTCCTGGGCTTCACCTCGGACGTCGCCTTCACCTCGGTGACCATCAGCGCGGTCGCCGATCCCGGCTCGGGTGCGACTTATGCGTACACGCTCGATTCGCTGGTGTACGGCGAGGCCGCGGCCGTCGCGGTCCCCGAGCCGTCGTCGCTCGTGCTGTGCGGGCTGGCCTCGTTCGTCGGTTGCGGGGTCTGGGCGCGGCGTCGCCGCGTCGCCTGA
- a CDS encoding RNA polymerase sigma factor, which yields MGPLIATLETREEETPSWFEVAALVRSAQDGDRDAFGRLVEQFEPTVRAIALRRLGNVGEALELTQEVFLHVMRRLGQLREPERFAGWLRQVAVRMAINHVTRRPSPFTVETAVLEGAFEQADEPIDALITRERAERLWEALGRLKTLDRDTLVAFYIRDLSLIEMAEELDVPLGTIKRRLHTARKRLRVELESSSPDEEWAERLDFQEDPDEEDAHCLAASSARSW from the coding sequence GTGGGTCCTTTGATCGCCACGCTGGAAACGCGAGAGGAAGAAACCCCGAGCTGGTTCGAGGTCGCGGCCCTGGTCCGCAGCGCCCAGGACGGGGACCGCGACGCCTTCGGCCGACTGGTCGAACAGTTCGAGCCCACGGTCCGGGCCATCGCCCTCCGCCGGCTGGGAAACGTGGGCGAGGCCCTGGAACTGACGCAGGAGGTCTTCCTGCACGTCATGCGGCGGCTGGGACAGCTCCGCGAGCCCGAGCGGTTCGCCGGCTGGCTGCGGCAGGTCGCCGTGCGGATGGCGATCAACCACGTCACGCGGAGGCCTTCCCCGTTCACGGTCGAAACGGCCGTCCTGGAAGGCGCCTTCGAGCAGGCCGACGAGCCGATCGACGCCCTCATCACCCGCGAACGCGCCGAGCGGTTGTGGGAGGCGCTCGGTCGCCTCAAGACCCTCGACCGCGACACCCTCGTCGCCTTCTACATCCGCGACCTGTCGCTGATCGAGATGGCCGAGGAACTCGACGTCCCCCTGGGCACCATCAAGCGTCGGCTCCACACCGCCCGCAAGCGGCTCCGGGTCGAACTCGAATCCAGCTCGCCCGACGAGGAATGGGCCGAGCGCCTCGATTTCCAGGAAGACCCCGACGAGGAAGACGCCCACTGCCTGGCCGCCAGCTCCGCCCGCAGCTGGTGA
- a CDS encoding NAD(P)/FAD-dependent oxidoreductase: protein MYDVAVLGAGAAGLVAATRAAECAARVVLLEKNRKAGVKILMSGGTRCNITNARGLRRLDSVSGPIDPAFDPKLLRGARAIQDAFGANGPFLGPSLRKFDVDQTVRLFESEGVAVKVEANGKVFPVSDRSVDVLDALLRRLERSGAEIRFLSPARSIERLGDLWRVALPQGEVRARRLILAVGGRSFPGCGTTGDGYALAQGLGHTIIEVRPALVPLKVEPDWVPTLRGLSLQDVVASVHGPSGPALAERREAILFTHTGLSGPAIMDVSRAEARREGEGRLELRIDFRPDESREDVDRRLQAATRKGRASVASILSADLPHRLAECVLDHCGIPRSRIGPDLSRPERIKLVSALKGLALPIAGTLGFEKAEVCSGGVALDEVDPKTLESRLAPGLFLAGEVLDLDGLIGGYNFQGAWSTGWLAGESAAAGSATT, encoded by the coding sequence GTGTATGACGTGGCCGTCCTCGGCGCCGGCGCGGCCGGTCTGGTGGCCGCGACCAGGGCGGCCGAATGTGCGGCGCGGGTGGTCCTGCTGGAGAAGAACCGCAAGGCCGGGGTCAAGATTCTGATGTCCGGGGGGACCCGCTGCAACATCACCAACGCGAGGGGATTGCGGCGGCTGGACTCGGTCTCGGGGCCGATCGACCCGGCGTTCGACCCCAAACTGCTCCGGGGCGCGCGGGCGATCCAGGACGCTTTCGGGGCGAACGGGCCGTTCCTGGGCCCGTCGCTTCGGAAGTTCGACGTGGACCAGACGGTCCGCCTCTTCGAGTCCGAAGGGGTGGCCGTGAAGGTCGAGGCCAACGGCAAGGTCTTCCCCGTCTCCGACCGATCGGTCGATGTGCTCGACGCGCTCCTGCGGCGGCTCGAACGCTCCGGGGCCGAGATCCGTTTTCTCAGCCCGGCCCGCTCGATCGAGCGCCTGGGGGACCTCTGGCGGGTCGCCCTGCCGCAAGGGGAGGTCCGGGCTCGGCGTCTGATCCTGGCCGTGGGGGGCCGATCGTTTCCGGGCTGCGGCACCACGGGGGACGGCTACGCCCTCGCGCAAGGGCTTGGGCATACGATCATCGAAGTCCGCCCCGCCCTGGTCCCCCTGAAGGTCGAGCCCGACTGGGTGCCGACGCTCCGAGGCCTGAGCCTGCAAGACGTGGTCGCGTCGGTCCATGGGCCGTCCGGCCCGGCCCTGGCCGAGCGTCGCGAGGCCATCCTGTTCACGCACACCGGACTGAGCGGGCCGGCGATCATGGACGTCAGCCGGGCCGAGGCTCGTCGGGAAGGCGAGGGACGGCTGGAGTTGAGGATCGACTTCCGGCCCGACGAGTCGCGGGAGGACGTCGACCGTCGGCTCCAGGCCGCGACGAGGAAGGGCCGGGCCTCGGTCGCCTCGATCCTGTCGGCCGATCTCCCCCACCGCCTGGCCGAGTGCGTACTCGACCACTGCGGCATCCCCCGGTCGCGGATCGGCCCGGACCTCTCGCGCCCGGAGCGGATCAAGCTCGTCTCGGCGCTGAAAGGCCTGGCGCTGCCGATCGCGGGGACCCTCGGATTCGAGAAGGCCGAGGTTTGCAGCGGCGGCGTCGCGCTGGACGAGGTGGATCCGAAGACGCTGGAGAGCCGCCTGGCGCCGGGCCTCTTCCTGGCGGGAGAGGTCCTGGACCTGGACGGCCTGATCGGCGGGTACAACTTCCAGGGGGCCTGGAGCACCGGCTGGCTCGCCGGCGAATCGGCCGCGGCCGGCTCGGCGACGACCTGA
- a CDS encoding MlaD family protein → MNERVMQFRLGMFVIVAGLVLTMLVVWFGESPQILRERGFIRVHYAEAPGVLQGVSVRKSGIRVGEVVGIEFDDRADQPDGVIVTIALESQFKIRKGSVPRLTRSLIGDVTIDLLPGSGEGLLETAATPAEAAIIEGEVAADPSKALAAATIAFERAGDTLNTIQEAAAGLAKLSQSAGKLDEFLATWDATGKDLSSASTGIRGFVDENQAGVKAALANIQQASERLNSTLDPATQDALKTGVAKFSAASARLDTALADAAPLMKDLGAPVDRTPATDFGQTVRRVNRIASDVELLSNTLRNSRGGLNTGGSLQRLLTQTELYDNFNTMAMSANQALLQLKVALASFREFAEKVSRDPGAISRGALSR, encoded by the coding sequence ATGAATGAACGCGTCATGCAGTTTCGGCTCGGCATGTTCGTCATCGTCGCCGGACTGGTGCTGACGATGCTGGTGGTCTGGTTCGGCGAGTCCCCCCAGATCCTCCGCGAGCGCGGGTTCATCCGGGTCCACTACGCCGAGGCCCCCGGCGTCCTCCAGGGGGTCTCCGTCCGCAAGAGCGGCATCCGCGTGGGAGAGGTCGTCGGCATCGAGTTCGACGACCGGGCCGACCAGCCCGACGGCGTGATCGTGACGATCGCCCTGGAGAGCCAGTTCAAGATCCGCAAGGGGTCGGTCCCCCGGCTCACCCGTTCCCTGATCGGCGACGTCACCATCGACCTCCTCCCCGGCTCGGGGGAAGGCCTGCTGGAGACCGCCGCCACCCCGGCCGAGGCCGCGATCATCGAGGGAGAAGTCGCCGCCGATCCTTCCAAGGCCCTCGCCGCCGCCACGATCGCCTTCGAACGCGCCGGCGACACCCTGAACACCATCCAGGAAGCCGCCGCGGGCCTGGCCAAGCTCTCCCAGAGCGCCGGCAAGCTCGACGAGTTCCTCGCCACCTGGGACGCGACCGGCAAGGACCTCTCGTCCGCCTCCACGGGCATCCGAGGCTTCGTCGACGAGAACCAGGCGGGCGTCAAGGCGGCCCTGGCGAACATCCAGCAGGCGTCCGAACGGCTCAACAGCACCCTCGACCCCGCCACCCAGGACGCGCTGAAGACGGGCGTCGCCAAGTTCTCCGCCGCCTCCGCCCGGCTCGATACCGCCCTTGCGGACGCCGCGCCCCTGATGAAGGACCTGGGAGCCCCGGTCGACCGGACGCCGGCCACCGATTTCGGCCAGACCGTGCGGCGGGTCAACCGCATCGCCTCGGACGTCGAGCTGCTCTCCAACACGCTCCGGAACAGCCGAGGCGGCCTCAACACCGGCGGCTCCCTCCAGCGCCTGCTGACCCAGACCGAGCTGTACGACAACTTCAACACGATGGCCATGTCCGCCAACCAGGCGCTCCTGCAGCTCAAGGTCGCCCTGGCCTCGTTCCGCGAGTTCGCCGAGAAGGTCTCGCGCGACCCCGGCGCGATCTCGCGGGGGGCGCTCAGCCGCTGA
- a CDS encoding ABC transporter ATP-binding protein, which translates to MSEETPPPSEAGPAGGELIEFQDVSIQFRRQKVLRGLNLTIRRGETVCVIGESGCGKTVLLKLIIGLLHPTSGRILFDGQDVTRLAGRDLVKLRLRFGFLFQMAALFDSLSVYDNVAFGLREHNVCDEEKAAAIVAERLQDVGLPQGLEQKKPAELSGGQRKRVGLARALALDPEVMLYDEPTTGLDPIMTDVINELILQTQRGGDKTGVVVTHEMRTVSKVADRVVMFYPLARIGRGESQVIYDGPPDGLEDAADPRVRQFVRGEAGERLRELAAQNRATES; encoded by the coding sequence ATGAGCGAGGAGACGCCCCCGCCGTCCGAGGCCGGGCCGGCGGGCGGGGAGTTGATCGAGTTCCAGGACGTTTCGATCCAGTTCCGCCGCCAGAAAGTCCTGCGGGGCCTCAACCTGACGATCCGTCGGGGCGAGACCGTCTGCGTCATCGGCGAGAGCGGCTGCGGCAAGACGGTACTCCTGAAGCTCATCATCGGGCTGCTCCACCCCACCAGCGGACGGATCCTGTTCGACGGCCAGGACGTCACCCGGCTGGCCGGGCGCGACCTCGTCAAGCTCCGGCTCCGGTTCGGCTTCCTGTTCCAGATGGCCGCCCTGTTCGACAGCCTGAGCGTCTACGACAACGTGGCCTTCGGGCTCCGCGAGCACAACGTCTGCGACGAGGAGAAGGCCGCGGCCATCGTCGCCGAGCGGCTCCAGGACGTCGGGCTCCCCCAGGGGTTGGAGCAGAAGAAACCGGCCGAGCTCTCCGGCGGCCAGCGCAAGCGCGTGGGCCTGGCCCGCGCGCTGGCGCTCGACCCCGAGGTCATGCTCTACGACGAGCCGACGACCGGCCTGGATCCGATCATGACCGACGTCATCAACGAGCTGATCCTCCAGACCCAGCGGGGGGGGGACAAGACGGGGGTCGTCGTCACGCACGAGATGCGGACCGTCTCCAAGGTCGCCGACCGGGTCGTCATGTTCTACCCGCTGGCCCGGATCGGCCGCGGCGAATCCCAGGTGATCTACGACGGCCCCCCCGACGGCCTGGAGGACGCCGCCGACCCCCGCGTCCGACAGTTCGTCCGGGGCGAGGCCGGCGAACGGCTCCGCGAACTGGCGGCCCAGAATCGCGCGACGGAATCCTGA
- a CDS encoding MlaE family ABC transporter permease, producing the protein MAVAALNPEVDEEEGPETAVHRIGQHVFDRVAEIGDVGLFSLKTLGWIFRRRPRWSVLVPIFYAIGVQSVSVVAITGTFIGMVLAVQAFHEFQMMGLATRLGSVINISLVKELGPVLAATMLAGRVGSSMAAELGTMRVTEQIDALSALGTDPIYYLAVPRFLACLLLIPLLTLMADFMGVIGGAAVCTQVMGVDSFAYWKHSRDYVEGLDILAGVLKSLFFGSAIALISCHRGFNSTAGAEGVGKAATEAFVFSFMAILFLDFVLGLAWNTTYRAIWPQASGLL; encoded by the coding sequence ATGGCCGTGGCGGCGCTCAATCCGGAAGTGGACGAGGAGGAAGGCCCGGAGACCGCGGTCCATCGCATCGGGCAGCACGTCTTCGACCGGGTCGCCGAGATCGGCGACGTCGGCCTGTTCTCGCTCAAGACGCTCGGCTGGATCTTCCGCCGCCGGCCTCGCTGGTCGGTCCTGGTGCCGATCTTCTACGCCATCGGGGTCCAGAGCGTGTCGGTGGTGGCGATCACCGGGACGTTCATCGGCATGGTGCTCGCGGTCCAGGCGTTCCACGAGTTCCAGATGATGGGGCTGGCGACGCGGCTGGGCTCGGTCATCAACATCTCCCTGGTGAAGGAACTCGGCCCGGTTCTGGCCGCGACGATGCTCGCCGGTCGGGTGGGCTCGTCGATGGCGGCCGAACTGGGGACCATGCGGGTCACCGAGCAGATCGACGCGCTCTCGGCGCTGGGGACCGACCCGATCTATTACCTGGCGGTCCCCCGGTTCCTGGCCTGCCTGCTTCTGATCCCCCTGCTGACCCTGATGGCCGACTTCATGGGGGTGATCGGCGGGGCGGCGGTCTGCACACAGGTGATGGGGGTGGACTCGTTCGCCTACTGGAAGCACTCGCGGGACTACGTGGAGGGGCTCGACATCCTCGCCGGCGTCCTCAAGAGCCTGTTCTTCGGGTCGGCGATCGCGCTGATCAGCTGCCACCGGGGGTTCAACTCGACGGCCGGGGCCGAGGGGGTCGGCAAGGCCGCGACCGAGGCGTTCGTCTTCTCATTCATGGCGATCCTGTTCCTGGACTTCGTCCTGGGGCTGGCCTGGAACACGACCTATCGCGCGATCTGGCCTCAGGCCTCGGGGCTGCTATGA